Genomic window (Streptomyces sp. NBC_00078):
TTCTTCACAGAAGCCATCGGACTGGTGAGCTCGACAGGCTCCCCACCGGCCATCAACCGCAGCATGTTCCGAACCTGCCGCTTACTCATCGCTCCTGCTCCCCCGGGCGCTCTGTTCACTTACGCAACCGGGGCAGTGTGTCACGGGGGTGTGGGGCAGGGGATCTCGGGTGTGGGAGCTTGACCGGCCTTTGACGGTGTCGGGCGCGGTCACCGACGGCGTCGGCCGACCGCCGTCGGACAGATCTCGATTCCGAAGGACACGGAGAGCTTGGGCCTGCCATGGAAGAGGACTGTGAGGCCGTAGGCATGTGGGGCCGGGACAAGTTCGCAGGCATGCACGACGGAGTGTCCCTTGCCGTCGTCCTGCTCGACGCGCCAGAAGTGCGGCACGCGTGCGGCCGCGTGTTTACGGGGCTTGACCTCTACGGTCGCGCTCGCGGGAATCAGCCGGGACGACCTCAACCCGGCCGCGGTCCCGGCGACTTCTCCGGCCAGGTCGGCAGCCGCGGTTCGATCAGTGCCCACAAGCCCGGCCACGATGCACGACCATACCTCCGAGCCATTGACTTCGATCACCGCGGTCGGTACTTTTTGATCTTGTAATTGGATATACGCGTACATGACAACGGAGAATTCAATGAAGGCAAAGAGAGCCATCGTCGCCGGCGCTGCACTTCTGGCAACTTCCCTGGGGGTGGCACAGGGCACCGCGTTCGCCGACGTTCATAACTCGTCGGACACGAAGGGGCATACCGGTCGGTGCGCCTCCAGTCACGTATGCCTCTACTATCACTCGGGCGAGTCCGGGGCCAAGTTCAGCGTCGCCTACGACGACAACAACGCTCAGGTGACGGCCGCGATACCGGATCTCGCCGGCCACTACTTCGACTCTTCCGGTGCCGGTGCGGGGCAGTCGGTGAAGAACAACGCCGCGTCGGCCGAAATCTACGGCTCGCACTGCTCCCTGTGGGTCTATTACAACAGTAACTATGGCGGAAACGTCGACTACTTTGGCGACAGTTCCTATGGGCAGCTCTGGTACACGTACAACGAGGACGCCTCCTTGAAGGCAGGCTGCCCGTAAGCTTCTGGGCCGGCCCTGACTGGCTGACTGCCGCAAGTCAGTCAGCCAGTCAGGGCTGGCCGACTTTTTTTAGTACAGCCTGCAGTTCGCTAAGGACTGTCGAGCGATCGAAGAATCGATGGATCATGCGATACGTCAAGAATGTCTTGGCCACGACATGCGCCGCAGTCTCCCTGCTGGCGCTTTCTTCTTGTGCCGGTTCCGGGGACGACCCTGCCCCTGCTCCCCAGGCATCGGGCCCTACAGGGCACGCACAGCCATCCCCCGGCATCGAGGCCAATCCGCTCCCACTGCCGGTGCAGAAGTATCTCCTGACGCCGAGTAAAATATCGGGAATCCGGTCCGCGACCAACATTCTAGTCAATGCGTGCTTGCGCCAGCGAAACGTTCCGCCGATAAAACAGACGACGAGTGAAGCAAGCCAGCAAAACAATCCCGACCCCTATGAGGTCGGGCGGCGCTATGGGCCGATCGTCAAATCCGATATCTTGACCTACGGCTATCACCTCCCGCCTGCATGGTTCGGCAGCGCAACTGCTTCTCCGAAAGTCTCGGCTCAGCAGGAGGCCGCCATGAACGGCCCGTCGGGTTGCCTTGCCGTTTCCCGGGGGGAGCTCATCGGCGACCGGTCTCTGGACTCCCCGGTCGCGCGGCAAATCAGCAGCAAAAGCTTCATGGAGTCCCTGAAGGATCCCAAGGTGAAGGCGGTCATCGCGGACTGGTCCAGCTGCATGGCCAAGAAGGGCTATTCATACACGGGTCCCCTGCAGGCGCTTTCGAAAGCAGATCTGAGGTCGTCGAAGCCAGGCGTGAAAGAGCTGCGCGACGCGGCTGCCGATTATTCCTGCAAAGTTTCCACCCATTTGATCTCCACATGGCAGGCAGTCGAGACCAGGATTCAGGACAAGGAAATCGCAAAGCATCTGTCGGCCCTGAAGAAGGCGAACGCGCAGAGGGCCCAGATCATGGCGAAAGCAGACAAGATCGTCCGCCAGGGCGGATGACAGCGCCGCGGCACTGAGCCTTCGCCGTCTTCGAGCCTGACCGCGTCCGCCCTCGGATCTGGTCAGCCCTTCCGCCGAGCCCTCCCACGCTTCGCCCCGTCCGGCCAAAGGCGTGGGCTCCGTTTCGCCGCGAGGTCCTCGATCCAGCCGAAGGCGAGGATCGCGAGGCCGATCAGGGGCCAGACGAGGAAGAACATCCAGAGCATGTACGTCGAGTCCAGTGCCGCCGACGCCCGGTCGCTCTCCATGAACGGGAGGCTGTAGGCCTGGTCGATGATCGGGACCGTCGCCATGATCAGCAGGTTGTGCCAGAGGTAGATGGTGACGGCCCTGTTGTTGGCCAGGGTCACCAGCTTGTCCCACCTGGCGAGGCGGCCCGGCAGTTCCCGCCACGACGGCGAGTACTGGAGCAGGATCACCACGAAGCCGAAGGACCAGGCCGCCTGTGCCAACGGGATGTCGTTCAGGTCCCAGCCGTCGGGGCCCAGATGGCCCGACGCCCACCACAGGCCGAACGCCATCATCAACGCCGCGCAGGAGACGGCGACATAGCGCGGGACCCGCTGGAGCATGCCCTCGTGGTGAGCGAGGCCCAGGACCCAGCAGCCGCCGTAGACCGTGAAGTCGGTGATCGCGTTGCCGGTCTCGCCCGGGATGGTCACCAGGCCCGTACCGACGATCGCCGTCAGGCCCAGCGGAGCCAGCAGCGTCGCCCACGGCATGCGCCGGAACGCCCACAGCAGCAGCGGGGACGCGATCACGAACCACAGATACGCCCGCAGGTACCACAGCGGCCCGGCCGCCTGGTCGGCCCAGGTGGAGTCCAGCAGGCCCCCGTCGTGGCCGAGGTGCCAGGGGTAGGGCGGGGCGCCGATCGGGATGACGTAGTTGACCAGTTCG
Coding sequences:
- a CDS encoding peptidase inhibitor family I36 protein, translating into MKAKRAIVAGAALLATSLGVAQGTAFADVHNSSDTKGHTGRCASSHVCLYYHSGESGAKFSVAYDDNNAQVTAAIPDLAGHYFDSSGAGAGQSVKNNAASAEIYGSHCSLWVYYNSNYGGNVDYFGDSSYGQLWYTYNEDASLKAGCP
- a CDS encoding acyltransferase, translated to MTHGYPTGTPESTPSYGIPQQPPVAEPEVQAPAPAPAPGKPGRDRYLDLLRSIALVRVVVYHLFGWAWLSVLFPSMGVMFALAGSLMARSLSRPAMSVIRGRIRRLLPPLWAFSALVLAMMFADGWNPAKDPDNGGTWGIVELVNYVIPIGAPPYPWHLGHDGGLLDSTWADQAAGPLWYLRAYLWFVIASPLLLWAFRRMPWATLLAPLGLTAIVGTGLVTIPGETGNAITDFTVYGGCWVLGLAHHEGMLQRVPRYVAVSCAALMMAFGLWWASGHLGPDGWDLNDIPLAQAAWSFGFVVILLQYSPSWRELPGRLARWDKLVTLANNRAVTIYLWHNLLIMATVPIIDQAYSLPFMESDRASAALDSTYMLWMFFLVWPLIGLAILAFGWIEDLAAKRSPRLWPDGAKRGRARRKG